In one Komagataeibacter sp. FNDCR2 genomic region, the following are encoded:
- a CDS encoding LysR family transcriptional regulator — MTRSPSVASVKSFPARRAARGHRGGGFNGQIAEVDLRLLRVFRTVAERGGFSAAEIALGKSKSSISIDISALENRLNLTLCLRGRSGFSLTAEGRMVLEATDQLQADISRFQQRINDASGVLSGRFCLYVPDNTQVHGETAIIRAIETFTTRHPDVFMDVRSASTREVEFAVLNGQATAGITLYAHHQPDMHDTTLFTERLNLYCGQRHPLFTVPEAEITTATLAAQNMIEVSDAAQSLRWEDMRDRMTFAAAAENVDSRALLILSGNYIGFLPEAFARPLLRDGLLRHISFGDLHLITSFHFLVRSSPETGLMVETFRTILEDAC; from the coding sequence ATGACACGCTCGCCATCCGTCGCATCGGTCAAGTCCTTTCCGGCGCGCCGCGCGGCGCGCGGCCACCGTGGTGGCGGCTTCAACGGCCAGATCGCCGAAGTGGACCTGCGCCTGTTGCGCGTGTTCCGCACCGTGGCGGAGCGCGGCGGTTTCTCGGCGGCGGAAATCGCGCTGGGCAAAAGCAAATCGTCCATCAGCATCGACATTTCCGCGCTGGAAAACCGGCTGAACCTGACCCTGTGCCTGCGGGGCCGCAGCGGCTTTTCCCTGACCGCCGAAGGCCGGATGGTGCTGGAAGCGACGGACCAGCTACAGGCTGACATAAGCCGGTTCCAGCAGCGCATCAACGACGCCAGCGGCGTTCTGTCCGGTCGGTTCTGCCTGTATGTGCCCGACAATACCCAGGTGCATGGCGAAACCGCGATCATCCGCGCGATCGAGACGTTCACCACCCGCCACCCCGATGTATTCATGGACGTACGTTCCGCCTCGACACGGGAGGTGGAGTTCGCGGTCCTGAACGGGCAGGCGACGGCGGGCATTACCCTGTATGCCCACCACCAGCCGGACATGCATGATACGACGCTGTTCACCGAACGGCTGAATCTCTATTGCGGCCAGCGCCATCCGCTCTTCACCGTTCCCGAGGCCGAGATCACCACCGCCACGCTGGCCGCGCAGAACATGATCGAGGTCTCGGACGCAGCCCAGTCGTTACGGTGGGAGGACATGCGCGACCGGATGACATTCGCGGCGGCGGCGGAAAACGTGGATTCCCGCGCGCTTTTGATCCTGTCGGGCAATTATATCGGTTTCCTGCCCGAAGCCTTCGCCCGCCCGCTGCTACGTGACGGGCTGCTGCGGCATATCAGCTTTGGTGACCTGCACCTGATCACCAGCTTCCATTTTCTTGTCCGTTCCTCCCCCGAAACCGGCCTGATGGTCGAAACGTTCCGGACGATTCTCGAAGATGCGTGCTAG
- a CDS encoding ABC transporter substrate-binding protein/permease, which produces MPVPRPRAFVRKCFLVLASLITLSLVNTPARAADQPEFVHDGTLTVCTNPTLPPMTFVNGTDATAMAGVDMDLAQALARYWNVKLVTTPMDFVGLFPSLAAQRCGMVISGIIKLPEREKNFDAITYLDTALVVVARAGTPRITSMADLSGKAVAVQSGTSYAARIGRENDLLVAAGHAPITIQQYPTEDEVVQQVLIGRVFAFASQDVELYFRQKQLHGKVNIILEPDYPEYRNFAIYIRKNAHDRQSVESAIATLETSGTIAAIKKKWAIGDNGRDAFTQPAQAPGFRWATFLSALGSGAFLRGALITLSVAVLSHLTAIVISVPMAITLNGPDSILKQALRVYVSIFRGAPTLLQLLFIWNALPQFFPVFREEWFTPFLATWLSLSINESAYQVEINRAALSAVDKGQEQAADALGMNRRQVYFHVIFPQALRIALPPTINEFINLLKTTSLASVISLQELLSVTQIQVARTFEFTEYYAAALVYYLAMVFFFLFVQKRVERRFAWADRHKASANEP; this is translated from the coding sequence ATGCCTGTCCCCCGCCCCCGCGCGTTCGTACGGAAATGTTTTCTGGTCCTGGCCAGCCTGATCACCCTGTCCCTTGTCAACACGCCTGCCCGGGCGGCGGACCAGCCGGAGTTTGTGCATGATGGCACGCTGACGGTCTGCACGAACCCCACCCTGCCGCCCATGACGTTCGTAAACGGCACGGACGCCACGGCCATGGCGGGGGTGGACATGGATCTGGCTCAGGCCCTGGCCCGGTACTGGAACGTGAAGCTGGTCACGACACCCATGGATTTTGTGGGCCTGTTCCCCAGCCTGGCCGCGCAGCGGTGCGGCATGGTCATAAGCGGCATCATCAAGCTGCCCGAGCGCGAGAAGAATTTCGACGCCATCACCTATCTGGACACGGCGCTGGTTGTGGTGGCGCGGGCGGGTACGCCCCGGATCACGTCCATGGCCGACCTGTCCGGCAAAGCCGTGGCCGTGCAGTCGGGCACCAGCTACGCGGCCCGCATCGGCCGCGAGAACGACCTGCTTGTCGCCGCCGGGCACGCGCCGATCACGATCCAGCAGTACCCGACCGAAGACGAAGTGGTCCAGCAGGTGCTGATCGGCCGGGTCTTTGCCTTTGCCAGCCAGGATGTCGAACTCTATTTTCGGCAAAAACAGCTGCACGGCAAGGTCAACATCATTCTGGAACCCGATTACCCGGAATACCGCAATTTCGCGATCTACATCCGCAAGAACGCCCATGACCGCCAGAGCGTCGAATCAGCCATCGCGACACTGGAAACCAGCGGTACGATCGCCGCGATCAAGAAAAAATGGGCCATAGGCGATAACGGCAGGGACGCGTTCACGCAGCCCGCGCAGGCGCCGGGCTTCCGCTGGGCGACCTTCCTGTCCGCCCTGGGCTCGGGCGCTTTCCTGCGCGGCGCGCTCATTACGCTGAGCGTGGCCGTGCTGTCCCATCTTACGGCCATCGTCATTTCCGTGCCGATGGCGATCACCCTTAATGGCCCGGACTCCATCCTCAAGCAGGCGCTACGGGTCTATGTCTCGATTTTCCGGGGCGCGCCGACACTGCTGCAACTGCTGTTCATCTGGAACGCACTGCCGCAGTTCTTTCCTGTGTTCCGTGAGGAATGGTTCACCCCGTTCCTGGCGACATGGCTGTCCCTGTCCATCAATGAATCGGCCTATCAGGTTGAAATCAACCGCGCGGCCCTGTCCGCGGTGGACAAGGGGCAGGAACAGGCGGCCGATGCGCTGGGCATGAACCGCAGGCAGGTCTATTTCCATGTCATTTTCCCGCAGGCGTTGCGGATCGCGCTGCCGCCCACCATCAACGAGTTCATCAACCTTCTCAAAACGACCTCGCTGGCTTCGGTCATATCGTTGCAGGAACTTCTGTCCGTAACCCAGATACAGGTCGCGCGCACATTCGAGTTTACCGAATATTATGCGGCTGCCCTGGTGTATTATCTGGCGATGGTCTTCTTCTTCCTGTTTGTCCAGAAGCGGGTCGAGCGCCGTTTTGCCTGGGCTGACCGTCACAAGGCGAGTGCAAATGAACCCTGA
- a CDS encoding amino acid ABC transporter ATP-binding protein encodes MNPDIDNDPSVMISVRNLSKLYKDFLALDRLNFDVRRGEKIVVLGPSGSGKSTLIRCFNRIEPHSSGSLTINGKLINEHTSLTQLRGMVGMVFQNYNLFPHLSVIDNCTLAPRLVRATSRTDAEQMARRFLTQVNILEQANKYPIQLSGGQQQRVAIARALCMQPDVMLFDEPTAALDPEAISGVVSIVNDLAQRGITTLCVTHEMGFARHIADRIIFMDQGCILEITPPDEFFTNPKTERARAFLDQMIRC; translated from the coding sequence ATGAACCCTGATATTGATAACGATCCGTCCGTGATGATCTCGGTGCGCAATCTCAGCAAGCTCTACAAGGATTTCCTTGCCCTTGACCGGCTGAACTTCGATGTCCGGCGCGGAGAGAAGATTGTCGTCCTCGGGCCGTCCGGGTCGGGAAAATCGACCCTTATCCGCTGTTTCAACCGTATCGAGCCCCATTCCAGCGGCAGCCTGACCATCAATGGCAAACTCATCAATGAACATACCAGCCTGACACAACTGCGCGGCATGGTCGGGATGGTGTTCCAGAACTACAACCTGTTTCCGCACCTGAGCGTTATTGACAACTGCACCCTCGCCCCCCGGCTCGTACGCGCGACCAGCCGGACCGATGCCGAACAGATGGCGCGCCGTTTCCTGACACAGGTCAACATACTCGAACAGGCCAACAAATATCCGATCCAGCTTTCCGGTGGCCAGCAGCAGCGCGTGGCCATCGCGCGCGCGCTGTGCATGCAGCCCGATGTCATGCTGTTCGACGAACCGACGGCCGCCCTTGACCCGGAAGCCATTTCCGGTGTCGTCAGCATCGTGAACGACCTGGCCCAGCGGGGGATCACGACGCTCTGCGTCACCCACGAAATGGGGTTTGCACGGCATATTGCCGACCGTATCATCTTTATGGATCAGGGATGTATACTTGAGATTACACCGCCTGACGAATTCTTTACAAACCCGAAAACGGAACGCGCGCGCGCTTTTCTGGACCAGATGATACGTTGCTGA
- a CDS encoding TonB-dependent receptor yields MKRRSRARHLPRHISLPPMVQSTYQRALLASFLLSTVSTIPALAQSTTAATHGVPHSRTAQPGQHPAAVRSTALETIHVQRARTARFQNKVGTVDTMSGQELQDLHIVSPKEIAAFTPGVTAVNATSGSTPIFSIRGVGLDDYSGTNMGGIGIYLDGVFAPYPALYNGQMFDVDNINIEKGPQGFESGRSTTGGSMNIESVKPTDKFGGYLDWGYSSYNTNTGKFAINVPITKRIFNRTAFSYVNGDGWQHDIHTNQRYGAQDLLSMRNLTKFVIDDKSSLLLNLHYTRDRGTPTSPQDTDPTVGVGPNPSYNQVSVGNNRVGRNENGGGVSLTFNRNFDFGTFTSTSGIDFYRRSLYDNYDGESVNIGDYHWNDTYIAQSHDMHLQTNIARIFHLTVGVYESYDKIDGDYTSYRGYLEGVPEANFSDHFSQQNLSTGVYVNTVTNITRKLDFIAAGRFSYDERGFHGGTTDDNGILSGVPGSHLSYLDQNHEYERFTGRVGLRYKIVPGTFVYGTISNGYKAGTYFSAPVTAPQALDYVRPENLIAYEVGVKSSLLHDKLIINGSLFDYEYHNRQTLFVAEMPGNVTSLSLGPIPRARTRGGELSGTWRNVIPNLDLRASFAYLDAQAISAVSSIGGLPLLSNVTAHSALPFAPRFSWDAVVRYGIDIDRYRMTLQASYTWKDNMLVDLGDPNGESSKISSLGLRMEFGPKTGKWSASVYVDNLMNRHGDIYSFTGSDNSRAQYLQTPRWVGCNLHYNF; encoded by the coding sequence ATGAAAAGGCGTTCTCGTGCCCGGCATCTGCCGCGCCATATTTCCCTACCCCCCATGGTACAGTCCACGTATCAGCGCGCGTTGCTGGCATCGTTCCTGCTCAGTACCGTCTCGACCATTCCCGCCCTTGCCCAGTCCACCACCGCCGCAACGCACGGCGTACCCCACAGCCGGACGGCGCAACCCGGCCAGCATCCGGCGGCCGTGCGCTCCACCGCGCTGGAAACCATCCATGTCCAGCGCGCGCGTACCGCCCGGTTCCAGAACAAGGTCGGCACCGTCGATACGATGAGCGGGCAGGAACTCCAGGACCTGCACATCGTAAGCCCCAAGGAAATAGCGGCGTTCACACCCGGCGTGACCGCGGTCAACGCGACATCGGGCAGCACGCCGATCTTCTCCATCCGTGGCGTGGGGCTGGATGACTACAGCGGCACCAACATGGGGGGGATCGGCATCTATCTTGATGGTGTGTTCGCACCTTATCCCGCACTCTATAACGGGCAGATGTTCGATGTGGACAACATCAATATCGAAAAGGGGCCGCAGGGGTTCGAATCAGGCCGCAGCACGACCGGCGGCAGCATGAATATCGAATCCGTAAAGCCCACGGACAAATTCGGCGGCTATCTGGACTGGGGCTACAGCAGCTACAACACGAATACCGGCAAGTTCGCCATCAACGTACCGATTACCAAGCGCATCTTCAACCGGACCGCCTTCAGCTATGTCAACGGGGATGGCTGGCAGCATGACATCCATACGAACCAGCGCTATGGCGCGCAGGATCTGCTGTCAATGCGCAACCTGACGAAATTCGTTATCGACGATAAATCGTCCCTTCTGCTGAACCTTCATTACACCCGCGACCGTGGCACGCCCACTTCCCCGCAGGATACGGACCCCACCGTGGGCGTCGGGCCGAACCCCAGCTACAATCAGGTCAGCGTTGGCAACAATCGGGTGGGACGTAATGAAAACGGTGGCGGTGTCTCGCTGACCTTCAACCGTAACTTTGATTTCGGCACCTTCACATCCACCAGTGGCATCGATTTCTATCGTCGCTCGCTTTACGACAATTACGATGGTGAATCGGTCAATATTGGTGACTACCACTGGAATGACACCTACATCGCGCAGTCGCATGACATGCACCTGCAGACGAATATCGCCAGGATATTCCATCTGACAGTCGGCGTTTACGAATCATATGACAAGATCGATGGTGATTACACCAGCTATCGCGGTTATCTGGAAGGCGTGCCCGAGGCCAATTTCAGCGATCATTTTTCGCAGCAGAACCTGTCAACCGGTGTCTATGTAAATACCGTAACGAATATTACCAGGAAGCTCGACTTTATTGCCGCCGGGCGTTTTTCGTATGATGAGCGCGGTTTCCACGGGGGCACGACCGATGACAACGGTATCCTGAGCGGGGTGCCGGGATCGCACCTGTCCTATCTTGACCAGAACCATGAATATGAACGCTTCACCGGGCGGGTCGGCCTGCGCTACAAGATCGTTCCGGGTACGTTTGTATATGGCACCATCTCGAACGGGTACAAGGCGGGCACCTATTTCTCGGCTCCTGTCACCGCGCCCCAGGCGCTGGATTATGTGCGGCCCGAAAACCTGATCGCCTATGAAGTAGGTGTGAAATCAAGCCTGCTGCATGACAAACTGATTATCAACGGCTCCCTGTTCGATTACGAATACCATAATCGCCAGACGCTGTTTGTCGCGGAAATGCCCGGCAATGTGACATCCCTCAGCCTCGGGCCCATCCCGCGTGCGCGGACACGGGGCGGCGAACTGTCGGGCACCTGGCGCAACGTGATCCCCAACCTGGATCTGCGGGCCTCGTTTGCCTATCTTGACGCGCAGGCGATCAGCGCGGTGAGTTCAATCGGCGGCCTGCCGCTGCTGTCCAACGTCACCGCCCACTCCGCGCTGCCGTTCGCGCCACGCTTTTCATGGGACGCCGTGGTTCGCTACGGCATTGATATAGACCGTTACCGCATGACGCTGCAGGCCAGCTATACATGGAAAGACAACATGCTGGTTGACCTGGGCGACCCCAATGGCGAAAGCAGCAAGATCAGTTCGCTGGGGCTGCGCATGGAGTTCGGCCCCAAAACCGGAAAGTGGTCGGCATCCGTCTATGTGGACAACCTGATGAACAGGCATGGCGACATCTATTCCTTTACCGGAAGCGATAACAGCCGCGCCCAGTACCTCCAGACACCCCGCTGGGTTGGGTGCAACCTGCATTATAATTTCTAG
- a CDS encoding DUF2474 family protein, with protein sequence MAIIDIMHARGDGAPRHLGVRIGWFVAIWALSTTAFFVAASLLHLLVPR encoded by the coding sequence ATGGCTATCATTGATATTATGCATGCAAGGGGAGATGGCGCGCCACGGCATCTGGGCGTGCGGATCGGATGGTTTGTCGCCATCTGGGCGCTGAGCACCACGGCATTTTTCGTGGCGGCGTCGCTGCTTCACCTGCTGGTTCCCAGATAA